Proteins encoded within one genomic window of Halomonas sp. YLGW01:
- a CDS encoding SWIM zinc finger family protein produces the protein MSDCSCPVGVDCKHAVALIQTFLDQFGQGTETSQTRQSQSQVAPSGKDEVETLKQQWNRWIDQWEQPPAVLPESQYVSAEYRLGLFLESGRLAHEPVLAVSPVWLRPSKQRSRGKGWVSPRSIDVSAMGQLLPVPKSGWEPEQEEALDQLLHGEVDRPWPSTQHSWTLISQPFQARALWALLDSATPPLLFYGKQTGPQLEYGVECRLTPSWQVDEEGVQHLQPSTTPSDMLSADAIIIRAGRELCYLDPAHGQFGRMHGDPRLMTLLRRAPSLPPEISDW, from the coding sequence ATGTCGGATTGCAGCTGCCCCGTCGGCGTAGATTGCAAACATGCCGTCGCACTGATCCAGACCTTTCTTGATCAGTTTGGGCAGGGGACGGAAACATCCCAGACACGTCAGTCTCAATCGCAAGTTGCGCCGTCAGGAAAGGACGAGGTAGAAACACTCAAGCAGCAATGGAATCGCTGGATTGATCAATGGGAGCAGCCCCCGGCGGTATTGCCGGAGAGTCAATACGTCAGCGCTGAATATCGGCTAGGCCTGTTTCTGGAAAGCGGCCGGCTTGCTCATGAGCCAGTCTTGGCCGTGTCACCCGTGTGGTTGCGGCCCTCAAAGCAGCGGAGCCGCGGTAAAGGGTGGGTCTCGCCTCGTAGCATCGACGTGAGTGCCATGGGCCAGTTATTGCCGGTCCCCAAGTCCGGTTGGGAGCCTGAACAGGAAGAAGCGCTTGATCAACTTCTGCATGGCGAGGTGGATAGGCCCTGGCCGAGTACGCAGCATTCATGGACGTTGATCTCACAACCGTTTCAGGCGCGGGCGCTATGGGCACTTCTGGACAGTGCTACGCCACCGCTGTTGTTTTACGGTAAGCAAACAGGGCCTCAGCTGGAATATGGCGTCGAGTGTCGTTTGACGCCCAGCTGGCAGGTCGATGAGGAGGGGGTTCAGCACCTGCAGCCGTCGACGACGCCCTCTGACATGCTCTCGGCCGACGCCATCATCATCAGGGCCGGGCGCGAACTCTGTTACCTCGATCCCGCGCATGGCCAGTTTGGTCGAATGCACGGCGATCCCCGGCTGATGACTCTGCTGCGCCGGGCACCTTCACTGCCGCCTGAGATCAGCGATTGGTGA
- a CDS encoding IS5 family transposase (programmed frameshift): MTGRYEISDNGWALIEDIVSPPQRTGRPRRDDRQVLNGIFWILCSGAKWRDLPERYGPWKTVYDRFRQWRDDGTFETILARLQLRLREDGLMDLDTWMIDSTSIRATRAASGGGKKGGNQEPIDHALGRSRGGLTTKIHMVCDRHGWPLTFTLSPGQDSDTRHFIPAMEHVHLPGSRGRPRKRCRYIVADKGYDSDPLRRYCDRHRMKPIIARRKMKRKPRPGAQRGFDKPRYRERNIIERCFGWIKELRRVCTRYDKLASSFRAMVCLACIDRCLRADFSDRT, encoded by the exons ATGACAGGACGCTACGAGATCTCCGATAACGGCTGGGCTCTCATCGAGGATATCGTGTCGCCACCCCAGAGAACGGGGCGCCCCCGCCGCGATGACCGCCAGGTGCTGAACGGTATCTTCTGGATCCTTTGTTCGGGCGCCAAGTGGCGCGATCTTCCAGAGCGCTACGGTCCTTGGAAGACGGTCTATGACCGCTTCCGACAGTGGCGCGATGACGGCACCTTCGAGACCATCCTGGCGCGTCTCCAGCTCCGCTTGCGAGAAGATGGCCTGATGGACCTGGACACTTGGATGATCGACTCGACGTCGATTCGCGCCACCCGCGCCGCCTCTGGGGGCGGCAAAAAGGGGGGCA ACCAAGAACCCATAGACCATGCTCTGGGCCGCAGCCGAGGCGGCTTGACGACCAAGATCCACATGGTCTGTGACCGGCATGGATGGCCACTGACCTTCACGCTTTCGCCTGGGCAAGACTCGGATACACGCCACTTCATCCCTGCCATGGAACACGTTCATCTGCCTGGAAGCAGGGGCAGACCACGTAAGCGCTGTCGCTACATCGTGGCGGACAAGGGTTATGACAGCGATCCGCTTCGCCGCTACTGCGACCGGCACCGGATGAAGCCGATCATTGCCCGGCGCAAGATGAAGCGAAAACCGCGCCCTGGCGCCCAACGGGGCTTCGACAAGCCCCGTTATCGAGAGCGAAACATCATCGAGCGCTGCTTCGGGTGGATCAAAGAGCTACGTCGGGTCTGCACCCGCTACGATAAATTGGCCAGCAGCTTCAGGGCGATGGTATGCCTGGCGTGCATAGATCGTTGCCTGAGAGCAGACTTTTCAGACAGAACCTAG